A genomic segment from Gadus morhua chromosome 4, gadMor3.0, whole genome shotgun sequence encodes:
- the LOC115543014 gene encoding titin codes for MDPGQTPQDPNQLPNVPDSPPTKPLAQVMGNLRFGLKGFKKLRVKPASTSRLDEEKPLGQPSGRSPLPGQTAPDPSQTAPDPSQIPEEPEPQHQGEGSGPFVAWLHQTADGPPRKDLAQVVGNLKVRVKGVRKLRAKRETMDPGQTPQDPNQLPNVPDSPPTKALAQVMGNLRFRVKGLKKKRVQAPTTSRLDEEKPLGHPSGRRPFPGQTAQDPSQSAPDPSQTAPDLSQIPEEPADRAPTKDLSRNMRVRGRAPRKKRVKTDTTALTEQEEEKPLGRPSRQNPFRRIKMAWADPKAVITTVAPPNTPEHQNLVIEAEEEGEATAQAEGTGLRPRVNKWLNRRMKEMSTFAARFQCGLCVH; via the exons ATGGACCCAGGCCAGACCCCCCAGGACCCAAACCAGCTCCCCAATGTGCCTG acAGCCCCCCCACAAAGCCCCTGGCCCAGGTCATGGGGAACCTGAGGTTCGGGCTGAAGGGCTTCAAAAAGCTGAGGGTTAAACCAGCATCCACCTCCCGGCTTGATGAGGAGAAGCCTTTGGGCCAACCTTCAGGCCGGAGCCCCTTGcctggccagaccgccccggacccaaGCCAGACCGCACCGGACCCAAGCCAGATCCCAGAGGAACCTG AACCCCAACACCAGGGAGAAGGCTCAGGCCCTTTCGTGGCCTGGCTGCATCAGACCGCAGACGGGCCCCCCAGGAAGGACCTGGCCCAGGTAGTGGGGAACCTTAAGGTCCGGGTGAAGGGGGTCAGGAAGCTGAGGGCGAAAAGAGAAACCATGGACCCAGGCCAGACCCCCCAGGACCCAAACCAGCTCCCCAATGTGCCTG acAGCCCCCCCACAAAGGCCCTGGCCCAGGTCATGGGGAACCTCAGGTTCCGGGTGAAGGGCCTCAAAAAGAAGAGGGTTCAAGCACCAACCACCTCCCGGCTCGATGAGGAGAAGCCTTTGGGCCACCCATCAGGCCGGAGGCCCTTCCCTGGCCAGACCGCCCAGGACCCAAGCCAGTCCGCCCCGGACCCaagccagaccgccccggacctaAGCCAGATCCCCGAGGAACCTG CAGACAGGGCCCCGACAAAGGACCTGTCGAGGAACATGAGGGTCCGGGGGAGGGCACCAAGAAAGAAGAGGGTCAAAACTGATACCACCGCCCtgacggagcaggaggaggagaagcctttGGGCCGCCCTTCACGCCAGAACCCCTTTAGGCGCATCAAGATGGCCTGGGCCGACCCAAAGGCCGTCATCACCACCGTCGCCCCCCCGAACACCCCTGAGCATCAGAATCTGGTCATCGaggccgaggaggagggggaagccaCAGCTCAGGCTGAGGGGACGGGCCTCAGGCCCCGGGTCAACAAGTGGCTGAACCGTAGAATGAAGGAAATGTCCACATTCGCGGCCCGGTTCcagtgtgggttgtgtgtgcactaa